In Verrucomicrobiota bacterium, the genomic window CGAGCCAGCCCTGCGTTGCTCCTCGGTTACGGTGCCTGCACCGCGCCCTCGTCGCGCCTTGGTCTGGCCCGAAATCCACTCGGCCATTCTACCAGCCAATTCTCCAGCTTGGTATAAGAACCTTGAGGGCCGGCGCGGGCCGATTTCCTCAAAGGTCCAAGCGGCGCAGGAGCTGGAAGGCCTCGGGAGTCAGTTCCGCCTTGGGTCGGAAAGCCTCGCTGCCCGCATAGCGGAGGAAGGAGCGGCGCAACTGCCGCGCCGCCGGACCGCCCTCCAAGCGCGCCGAAACAAAAAGCAACTGCCCCTCCCCCACCCGCGCCTCGAAGGCCAGGGCCAGCCGGTGGTTCCTCGCGAAATGGTCGATCACCTGCACCAGCGGCTCGACCTCCAGCCCATCCAAAATGACCGGGCAGGCCTGTTCCAAAATCCGCTGCCATTGCCAATCAGCCTGCGCCTCGGTCGGGAAATCCCGCAAAGCCGGGTGTTCCGGGTCACACCAAACCCCCAAAAAACCCGCCTCCTCCGGCCGCAAAACCGGACTCCCCTGGACCGGCCAAAATCCTCCGGGCGGTCCAGCGATCTCCTCCAGCGGGGGCTCGAAAAAGACCTTTCGCCCCTCGGCCAAGGCCTCCCCCGCCTCTTTCCAATCCGAGAGCAGCAGCCAATCCGTCTTCGGCAGAGCCCGCTCCTCCGGGTAAACCCACAGGGACCAGGCATTGCGCCACTTTCCGCTGACTTCCACATCCAGAACCAAGCGATCGGCTCGCACCAAGCCCACCAAGGGAAGCTCGAGTGACCCCATCTCGGTCACGCCCCCACTCGGCACCTCCCGGGGCTTGGCAAAGCCCGTCTCCAGAAGCTGTCCCGCCGCCCGACGCAAGCGCCACGCCACGCTCGCCTCCCGCAAAGAAGGGCCGCCATTGAAGAGCGCGAAGTCCACCGCCAAAGTCTCCCCGCCCGTCCAAACCGCTTTCTCAAACCGCGCCAGCGGCACGACCGAACCCGCGAATTGCCGAAAGGCCGCCGGACTCACCCCCGGCTTGGGCGTGCCGAAGGCATCCCAGAGCCCCACGGTTTGCGTCCCCCGTCCCGGGTAATCTCGCAGTTGGAAAAGCTGAAATCCATCCAGCCCGGGCGTTCGGAGCGCTCGCTCGACCTCTTCTTTGTAAAGCCGGGAGGCAAAGCGAGACGAGGCCTGGTAAAAGGCCTCCGCCTGCGAAAGAAGGCCCTTTTCCTGCAAATCGGCGCGGATCGACTCCAAGGGCAAGGGCCGCAGAATGCCATCGTAGCGGCCGATCTCCTCCAAATTGGGAAAGCTGGCCCAGCCCCCGAGCGCATGCCCCACCACCGGCAAAGACTGCCCGAGCAAGGCCTCCCGGAAATCCTCACGGAAATCGACCGGCCGGCCCGCCGGGCCGGGCCGCAGCGAGAGCCCTGGCAGCAGAACCAAGTCATCCGCCGCCGTGGCCGGTCCCCCGCTGCTGCCGAGATACAATCGTCGATCGTCCTCCCGCTGGAGCGCCCGCACGAAATACTCGAGCGACTCCTCATCGCCCTCCACCTCCGCCCCCAGCGAAAAAATCGCGAAGGAAGGATGATTCCCATACTCGCGGAGAATTCGCCGGGCCTCGCGGTTCAGCCAATCGAAGGACGAGCCCAGCTCTCCAAAACGCTTCGACTGGTGGGGCAGCTCGATCTGGAGGAGCAGGCCCAACTCATCGGCCGCCTCGAAAGCCGCCCGCGGCGGGCACCAGGAATGGAAGCGCACATGGTTCAAGCCGTAGTCGCGCACCCGTTGCAAACGTTCCCGCCAAGCCGCCTTCTCCATGGGCGGTCGCCCGCGACGCGGGAAAACGGCCGAATCGGTATCCCCCCGCAGAAAGACGGGTGCCCCATTCAGGAGGAGGGCACTGCCCTCGCGGGCAAACTCTCGAAAACCAAACTGCCCCCGCCAAGCACTATTGGGCGAGCGCTCCACCCCCACCTCCAGAGAATACAGCCGGGGACTCTCCAGACTCCATGGCTCGAGCGTCGCTTCCACCGCCCACGTCCGCGTGATCTCCTCCCGCTCGCCCGCCATCTGAAAGGCGAAGATCTTTCGCCGGACCGAGCGGCCGCCTCCTTCCTTTTCGCTCGCCAGCGTCAGCTCCAAGCGCCCCTCGGCTGGCCCCCCCGAATCATTGGCCAGCGTCATCTCCAAACGGAGTTCCTGTGAAGCCATCTCTGGAAAGATGGAAACCGCCTCCACCCGGACGGGGGCCCGCGGACGCAGCGCCATCTCGCCCAAGACTCCACTCCAGAGCACTTGGCTTTGATTGGTATAGCCGTGGGCCGCCGGCTGGGCCTCCCGCGGATGGGAAAACTCGGGGAGCGCCTCGCTGATCCCGGGAAATTGCTCGGCATTGTCAATCCGAAGGGCCAAAGTATGCGTCCCTGCAGCCAACTCTCCCAGCGAGAACCGATGCGGCACCGAGAGGCTATCTTGGGGGGCCGCCCGCTCTTGGCCATCCACCCACACGCGCGATTGCCAAAGCACCCGCTCCAATTCCAGGACCGCCCTTCTCCCAGCCCACCGCTTGGAAACCTCGAACTCTCTCCGATACCAGACGGGGCCCACAAAGGACCGTTCTCGCCGGGGCGCCATCAAGGCCTCCGGGGTGAGAGCGGGCTTCAGCCAGTGCCGCTTGCCGACCCCGCCTTCATCCAAGGTGCCGGGAAGGGAGACCACCTCGCCGAAGGGCTTCCTCATCCACTCCAGATCCACGCCGAAATCCTTGGGATCGAGCTGGACCTCCCAAGCGCCGGAAAGATCGAGCGAACGCTCATCCACCTCCCGACTCCGCTCACGGCACCCGCTCCCAGCCGAGAGACAAGCCAGCGCAGGCAGAAAAAAGAAGAACCGCATGGGCCTCCAACTTCCGCCGAGCTGGATCGGCATCAAGCGACTTCCGCCGGCCGCACCGGCCGCAGCCAATCGGGCAGCTCCGTGGTGACGTGAGACCGCAAGCGCACCAGCAAGCTGTAGAGTCCGAAGTAAGCGCGATTGATGTAAACCGAATCGGCCGAACCGCGCGCCCCCCGCAGACTGCGCAGCTCCCGGTTCTTGCTATTGGCTTCGCCGATGGCGTAAATCTGCTCCATATACTCCGGCGCCCCGAAATCGAAATGGCCCTCCCGAAAAGGCTGCCCCAGTAGCAGGACGGACTCCCGACAAAGCGCCGCCATCCGCTCCCGCTCCTCCGGTGGATCGCTCGCAAGGATCGCGCCCAAGTCCACCAGCGCTTCGGTCATGAGTTGCTGGTCGTCCAAGAGCGCCGGGTCGAGAAAGCGGAAATGCTTCTCATAATAGGCCTCTGGGATCTCCTTGGTGCAGCCAAAATCCAGGACCCAGAGTTGCCCGTCTTGGACCAAAAAGTTCCCGGGGTGGGGATCGGCGTGAAATTGCCTCAGCTCATGAATTTGAAAGTGGTAAAAATCCCAGAGCGCCTGGCCGACCCGGTCCCGCTCCGCCTCGGGGGGCTGGGAATCCGCGTAGACATCCAGCGGATCGCCCTCCACCCAATCCATCGCCAGCACCCGGCGGCCGGAAAGCTCCCGATGGTATTCGGGGAAGCGGACGGCTAGACCACGGCTGGCTTGGGACAAGGCGATCGACTGCTCCAGCTCGCGCTCGTAATCGGTCTCCTCCAAGAGCCGCTCCTCCACCTCCCGAAAGTACTCCCTGACATCCGCCTCCCGCAGGCCGAGGATCTGGAGGGCGATCGGTTTCACCACCCCCAAATCGCTCCGCAAGCTCTCGGCCACCCCCGGATACTGGACCTTCACGGCGTAGGAGCGGCCGTCCTTGGTCGCCCGGTGGACCTGCCCGATGGACGCGCCGCGGACCGCCTGGCGGGAAAAGGTATCGAAAAGCTCGGTCGGTGCTTTCCCAAACTCCCGCTGAAAAGTCCGCACCACCAGCGGGTAGGAAAGCGGCGGAGCGGAATACTGGGCCTTGGCAAACTGGGAGGCGTAGGCCTCCGGCAAAAGATTTTTATCGATGCTGAGCATCTGAGCCAGCTTGAGGGGCCCGCCTTTCAGTTGGCTGAAAGTCTTGTAAACCGCGTCCGCATTCGCCTCGTCCAAGGGGCGGCGATCCGTCTCTCCGGTGAGCGATTTCCGCCCGTAGTGCTTGAGGTAATTGAAGCCCACCTTGGCGCCGGTCCCAGCGAGCGACGCCATCCGGCCGAGGCGCGTAGTGCGCATGCGGTCCTGCTCCTCCATCGCTTCAGGCAGTCACGGAGCGGCGCGCAAAGAGAAAGCGCGCCAAGTCAAAGGTCGAATCAATGACCTGCGTGCGCAGCAAATCAAAGCCCAGCGTGACCGCCTTTTCGATGAAGGCATCGGTGCGCTCGTAGCCCTCGCTGGTGTCCTTGAGATGGTAATCCATGACCGCGCGAAACAAGACATAGAGCGCCTCTGGCTGGAGGGCATTCAAGCGACCGCGACGGGCCACCTCCCCGCTCTCCCGCCCCTGCTCCAAAATCTCCCTCGCAAAGTCTTTGAAAGCTTCCTCCATGCCACGGCTCACGCCGAGCTTCTTGAAAACCGACACTTCCTGAAAGCGCAGCAGCAGGAGAGAGCGAAAATCGAGGGACTTCTCGGTGAAGGCATACAAAAACGTCAGGAGCTTTTGGCGGGCATCGAAAGAATCCCACTCCTCGCCCGCGCGCACCGCGTCCAGCACCCCGGTTACGGTCTCCCTCCAGAACCCCTGCTCGATGGCCTCAAAAGAGGCGAAATGAGAAAAGAAATCGCGCTCGCTCAAGCCGAGTTCTTGGCAGAAACGATAGACCGAAGCAGGGGCTTGGCCCTCCTCACGCAGCTTGTGAAGGTAGTGCTCCCGAAGGCGGTCTTTGTTTTCCATCGGTCCGGGAAACCATTACGCCCCCGCCCGCCTAGCGGACGATCTCCAGCAGCTCGACATCGAAGACGAGCATTCCCTGAGGAGCGCCCGGGCGCGGGTTGTCACCGTAGGCGAGTTCGGCCGGAATCCAGAAGCGGCGCTTCTCCCCAGCCGTCATCAGCTGGACCCCTTCCGTCCAACCCTTGATCACCCGGTTGAGCGGAAAGGTGGCCGGCTCACCCCGCAGCACGGAGCTATCGAAGAGTTGCCCATCAGTCGTCCAGCCGCTGTAATGCACCTTGACCAGGGAAGTGGGTTCGGGCCGGGCTTCGCCCTCCCCGGCTGCCAGCACCGTCCAAGCCAGCCCCGAGGCCGAACTCTCGGCCCCTTCGGGCACCGCCGCCACATCCTCGGGGGTTGGGGGGAGCTCGGGAGCGGCCTCGATTTCAAAGAGTTCGACATCGAAGACCAGCATCCCCCCGGGACGCCCTCCGCCGGGATTCTCTCCATAGCCCAGGGCGGCCGGAATCCAGAAACGGCGTTTCTCGCCCACCACCATCAGCTGGAGGCCTTCGGTCCACCCGGCGATCACCCCATTGAGCGGGAAGCTGATGGTCTCTCCCCGCGCGACCGAGCTATCGAACATCTTCCCATCGGTGGTCCACCCCGTGTAGTGGACCGTGACCGAATCGCGCGGGCCCGGCTTGCCTTCCCCGGTGCCCTCTTGCAAGACCTTCCAAGCCAGGCCAGATTCAGAGCGGTCAGCGTCTTCAGGAACAGCGGCCACGTCGTCGGGAGCGGGAATCATATTTTGGGCAGTGGTGGAAAGAGGGGAGCAGCCCAAGAGGGCCAAGGCGAGAAAACTCGGGAAGGTTCGCTTCATGATCGCTAGGCTGTCTGCCTTGAGAAACGCTGTCAAACATCGCTTTCTTCAATCGGATGAAGAAGAAAGCGTCGATCAAAGCGCCCTCCCGCATACCGCTGGCAACAAGCCCGGCAGGCCACTTCCTGCGCAAAGCGCCGCGCCCGCGCCACCACCGCCTGGCACCCCAGACAGCGGTAGCGATGCCGGCGAGCTTGCCGCCTCCGGGGCAAGTCCAGTCGATGGGTCCGCGCCTCGCCCGCGATCCCCAGGTCGGCGCAGGCCTGCCGCCACTCCGGGCCGTGGGGCGCAATCCGCCTCCGCCCCGCTCGGGCCGTCGCCACCAAATGCGCCAACTCGTGCAAAAGGGTGCGCTCGACCTCTTCTTCCCCCAAGGTTCGAAGGCCAGGATTGAGTTCAATCCGCTTGTCCCGCAGCCAGGCCCGCCCGGCCGTACTGCGGAGGCGGGCATTCCACTCCACCGTGATCTCGGCCGCCAAGTGGGGAAGCTGGAGACCCTCTAACTTGGCGCGACAAACCGCCGCCCTGGCCTCATCCCTCGCCCTCACTCGCCGCCCAGGTAACGCTCCTGCACGCCCGCCCACCAAGGGCCGGCGATCCGGTCCAGCAAAACGCTATTGACCTCCTCCCGGCGGACCGACCCCGCCGCGAGCGCAAAGCCGTAATCCTGGCGGTAAAAGGTTTGCGGGAGGACCTTGAGTTGGCCGGCGAAGGATTCCTGCACCAGATAGCGCAGCATGGGCGCGTCGAAAACCGCGCAATCGGCCTCGCCCTCGCCGACCGCTTCCATGGCCTCTTCCAAGGTGGCAAAGGCCCGAAAGCGAACCCCCTTTTCCCGGAGGTAGCTCTCGCTGGTGGAGGCCGCCACCGTGGCCACCGCGAAACGCCCCAGATCTTGCGGCCCGCGAATGGCGGAATCAAACTGCCGGACCGTGAGCGAAGAGGCGATCGAGGCCGTGAAACCGGAAATGATAATGATGCTGAGAAACATCCAAATGAGCGCCACCACCCGGCCCCCCAACGTGACAGGCGCCTTGTCTCCATAGCCCACCGTCGTCATGGTCACGGCCGACCACCAAAAACTCTCGCCCAAGCCTTTCCTGGGGACTCCCCCAAACTGCTCGGGGTTTCTCTTCCGCTCAAAAAGCCAAACGGCCGCCCCCGCCGCCAGCAGCACCGCCACCAGAGCCAGGATGGCCTTCAAGAAATCGAAAGAGAAAAACCCCAGCAACACTTGCAACCAACCCGGTTGCTCCCGCGCGGGCGTCGCGATGCCCAATCCGGTCGAGAAAAAGGGATGACTAAAATCCATGGCCTGCTCGCGCTGGGCGCTGATGGTGAGAGCACCCACCGCCACATCCAATTCTCCCGACTCCACGCCAGCGAGCATCTCAGGCAGCGTTCGCTCCTGGAAAACGATCTCGTAGCCCAACTCCTCACTGACCTCCTTCCAGAGATCAATGGCCAAGCCCCGCCACTCCCCGTCCGGGCTTTGTAAGGCGAAGGGCGGCGCCTCCTTGGTGCCTACTTGCAGCGTCTCGCCCGGAGCCACCGCGGCCAAAGAACAGAAAAGGCCTACCAGTGGGCAAAGCGCGGATTTCATGGCGGGAGCCTACCACCGCCCCCGCCCTCCGCTCAAGGCGGGATCGTGGACGACTCTCGACTTTCTCTTCCCAGGACCTTGAATGAACCCTCCCCCTGCCGCGTCCTCTCCAAGGATCCAGCGCCTGCCTATGAAACGCTTCCCCATCCTGATCGCCCTCCCTCTCCTCGGCCTCGCCTCCTGCACCTACTCCGACTACGGAGTCTCTCGGCACGCAGGGCACGGTGCGCCGCCGCTCGGCCACTACGGCCCCGCTCCCGTCCATCCCCGGATCGCCCCACCGGTGGGCTACGCCGAACAGCACCCCGTGGAGAGGCGCTTGCGCAGAGAACGGATTGTTCGCAAAGACCCTCGACCCCACCCGCCTGCCAAAGAGAAGAAGAAAAAAATCGCCCGGCCCAGCGGCCCTCCCCAGCCTGTCATGGACCATCGGGCGCGCCATCGCCCGCGCTCGGACGCCGAATTCCTGAGCCGACGGCATCCCTACCTCGACCTCGATCGCTACTAGCTCCGGCCCCTTTCGCCCCTTTTGCTAAAGTTGGGAAGACTCGGGCAAGCGTCTCAACGCCCCCGCCAACTCTGCGCCAGCAAATCCCGCAAACGCCCGGGATCGGTGGCCGAAGTCTTGGCCACAAACCCCCGCGCATGCGCGAAGTGGACATCCGGCTCCTGCGCGATGCGGGTGAACTCGAGCCGCTCGTCATCGTTGAAGCGGGAAAGCGCATAGCCTGCTCCCCGCCGGTCGGCATAGACCGTGCCCGCGACCGCTTCCAGCTTGCCCGCCTGCTCCACAAAGCGGCCGACGCCCGCGCCCGGCTCCTCGGGCAAGGGCTCGCTTCGGGGCACAAAAAGGACCTCGAAAGGATCACCCTCCTCGGGGGCGATGCTCCAGAACTCAGCCTGCTCCCGGAGGGCCGCCACCCGATCCCGCATGCCCTCCACGTAACCGAGCAAGTCTTCTCCCACCATCGCGAGCACCTCGTAGAGTGGCTCGCCCGGCTCCAGTTGCTCGCAAGCTGCGAAGCGGCGCAGGAGGGTGACATCGAGCGGGGAATTCAGCCGGCCCAAGGCCTCCCGCTCCACGCCAAGCCACTCCGCGGTCGCTCGCGGTCCCCGGGCATCAAACCACTCGGCCGTCTCCAGCCAATCGCAACAGCGCTTGGCTTCTTCATACAGGCCGAGGTGTTGGAGCACCAGCGAGAGCGCGCAAACCGGGGGGAATTCCCGCGGGAATTGGTGGTGATCGAAATTTCGCTGGGCCGGCGCATGCTGGCCGCCTACGTCGATGACATAGCCGGACTCATCGGCCAAATCGGCCTCGGTCGGCTCCCGCCTCACGACCGGCACGCGGTGCTTGGCCATCAAAAGACTGCACGCCAGCAACTCGTCTTTGTGCGCCCCGCCGGGATGCGTCAATATTTGCGTAACCACCGGTCAGCTTAGGAAAGCCCAGAGAAAGAAGCAACCTCGAAGCCGCGGGGGGGCCGGATCAGACGATGGCAATGGCTGGCAAGTCGGGATGCTCGAGCGGGTCTTTCTTCCCGAGCCAGGCAAAGGCCTCCCTGCGATCGACGAAGACCCGAGTCGGAACCTGGCCTTCCAGCAGGAGCCCGTAATACTTCCCCGTGATCTCAAGAGTCCCATTATCGACCAGGATGGCTTTGCGGGAGCGATGGGGCTCTGGCCGGAAGGCCAACTCCATCACAGAAATCTCGCGCAAATCCTCGCCATCCAGGCCAGAAGAAACAGACTGGGTCAAATCCCAGAACTCCGCCCCATTCGGATCGAAGTGCTGGTGGCCGTAATACTCTGCCAGCACCTGGACCGCCACGTCTCTCTCCACCGGCGCCAGCACATCGGCGCAGGTCAATCCCTCGCTCGGAAAGAGGAGCAGTTGGACAGGCAGCGGCGTGTTTCCCTTCCTCATCTCTCTCGTGGATCCTCCTTGCCTCCGGCGTCACCCCAGCGCAAGGCCCGCCGTAGCTCGGGCAAGCGCTCGGCGGCCACCACCCACTGGACGGGACGACTCTCGGGACGAAGCCAAGCGACGATCCTCCGCAAGTGTCCCTCACTCACCACCACGCAGCCCGCGGTGGCAGCTTGCCCTTGGCGACGCCAAATGTGCATGAAGATGGCGCTGCCCTTGCCCTTTTCTGGATGGGGGCGGGTGTTGTGAGCGATCTCGATTTTCAGCGCGTGGGCCAAATCGTTCTGCCGCATCTGGGCCTTCCGCTCCCAATCGGAGGCCGGCTCATGGGGCAGCCGCAAATGACGGTTATAATGGACCGAGTCCACATCCTCGACCCAGAGATCCCGGCTCGTCACCTGGCGGTAAGGCATCCGGGTGGGGACACTCGCGGCATACCCCCAAACCGCCGGAATCTCGAAAATGCCAGTCGGGGTCTTGCCATCGCCTTCCACCTTCAAGCCCTTCTCGCCCGGCCGCGGGTGGAGGCCGAGGCCAGCCGCCAAACCGTTTTTCCCGATTCGGGCCGGCATGGAAGCCAAGACCTGCTGCCAACCACCCCTGCCTCTTTCCAAAAGAAACACCGTGGCCCGAGATTGTTCGGCTGCCACCAGGATGATTTGGGCGCTCTCCTCGGGCAGGCCGGCCGACCCGTCCCCCGCCCAGCCCGTTAGGGGAAAGAGGGGAAAGAGGGGAAAGGCCAGGAGAGCCAGTGAGAAAAGAAATTTCATGGCGCTGCGAGAAACGCCTCCAAGAGCTTCAGATTCCGGCGATTGGCGCGAAAGACCACATCCAGCAAATCCCCTGCGAGCGGGACGATCCCCGTGGCCGCATCCAGCAAAATATTGGCTACCATTTTGGCCTTCAGTTCGGCGGGCAGCTCGAAGGCCGCCATCCGCTTGGTCAGCCAAGCAGAAATCGCCAAAGAAGCCACATCCCCCACCCCCGGCAGCAACCCAATGAGAGCATCCCACCCCACCCCCCGCTTCATGCCGGGAAAGCGAAACTGGGAATCCATGGCATGGACCCAGCGACGGATGGATTCCAACTCGGCTTCAGGATCGGTCTTCGGATTCGGCATAAGAGAGTCGCATTGGGTGCCCGCAGTCATTATACCAAGCGACCCCAACAATTGGAAGAACGGCCAAGCACCTGAAACCTGAAACCCTGATCCGGTCCCCGGATCAGAGAGAACCCCACCCCGCTGCCTGCTCCGGAAAGGCGCAACGGGCGCAGCCGCTGGCATCCTGGAGGCAGAAATCTTGGTAGATCTGGAGGAGCGCTTGCTGCTGCCAGAAACGCCTGTCCCAACTACGCGCTTTTTCCGCCGAGCCAAAGAGGCGGACCGCCACCCGTCGCAGGGGCTTGGAAAGGGACGCGGGAGGCAACTGCTCCATTTCGCTCCAAGCGATCTCCTGGCGGACCCACCGGACCGGCAAAAGAAAGTTTCCCAGGAAATCGCGCGCCCGAGCCGGGCCAATGAGCGCGGTGGGACGAGAAAAGGCCTGGGCGGAGAGGGTGAAGTGGTGCGACCAAAACTCATGCTCCAAGGCCCCCAGTTTTCGGGCCACTTCTCGGGGAGCCTCCGTGCTCCAGAGGCCTCGCCACTCGCTCCAAGCGCCCGCCACCAGCGCTAGGGCGGCGATTCTTCGATGCGGGTGATTGGCGGGTCGCGAACCCCGCAAGGCCCACGGCAGCCGGAGGCGGCGGGCCGCTTCCTCTCGCCGACTCCACCACTCCTCCCATAGGCCCCGGAGGTAAGCGCGGGTTTCACCCCGCGCCCGTTCATAGCCCTCTAGGTCCAGAAAGCCTGCCTCTCCATACAAGCGCGCCTCCACCGAGGCCGGTTCTTCTCTCAGAAGAGCGAGCGGGCAACGCTGGGCCAGGATCCGCAAGGGCACGGCGTTGGCCGCGTAGCCCAGGCTTTCCGCGAGCGCTTCGAACCAAGCCTGTTCCTCGCCCTGGAGGGTGGCCGTTCGTAGAAAGCGCCGCGCTTTGTTCTCCGCCCGGAACTGGGCCGCACTGCGCAAAAGCTCCTCCAATGCCTTTTCCGAGAGCGCTTCCAGGGAGCGGACACAGCGCCCCGGCAGGGCTTCGGCGGCCCAGCCTTTTTCTCCCGCGCTCGGGAGTTCACTCAAGCAGAGCTGGGGGACTTCTCGATGGGAGCGGGTCCGTGTGAAAAATCGGGGACCCTCCGTGCGACCAAAAAAAACGTGGAGCACCACCTCCTCGAAGGCCGGATTGACCCCGTGCCCGTGGTGCTCCCAATCGCGGGCCACCTTATCGACTTCGATCGCGCCCACCCGTCGCTCTCCCTCCACCTCAATGGCGGCGTGCTCAAAATCCGGCCCGCTTTCCCGATTCCAAAAACCCGCCTGGATCAGCCGGATCGAGCGACCCTCCTCATCTTGGAACTCCCGGCCAAACTGGCCGGAGAACCAGAGCGACTGCAACTCCAACTCCGTCCGGGAACGCCAAGTCTCGCCCTCCTGCACCCGTTCCTCGGCCGCCGTCTGCCGAAGAAAGTCCGCATACCGCGCCCCACTCACTCTTCCTGGGGCGTCAGCTGTCCCAGCCACTCGTCGAGCGCCGAAACCTCGGGCACCTCGGCATAGCGAGAGCGCACTTGGCCGAGAAAGGACCCCGCTTCGGCCGTCTTGCCCTGCCGCCGCAACCAATCGCCCTCCATCAAATCCACCCGCAGCCGATCCGCGGGATCGTCCCAGCGGGCGCGGGCTTGCAAGAGATTGCGCAGGATCAGCTCGCCATCCGGGGCCGCCTCCAGCAGCTCCCAACCCGCGACGGCCTCGAAAAGATCGCCACTCCCAATGGTCCGGGCCGTCTCCGCCACCCGCTTCTGGAGCGCCTTCCACCCCTGGCCTTCGGACTGTTTGGCGTCCAAGCGGGCCAAGCGATAGGCCTTGTCCTGGGAGCCACTGAAGACCTCGCTCGTCAGGACGTGCCATTTCGCAAAAGGTCGGTAGAGCGGATCGCCCAAGGTCACGTTCATCCAGGACAAAACCGGAACCGACATGGCAGAGGCCTCGATCAAGCTGTAGCCTTTCAGGAGCCGATCATTGAAAACGTGAAGGTAATTGGTCATCTCGAGGTAGGGCTCCCAGACGTTCCCGACCGTGGCGGCCGCCCCCTTGGCTAGGATCGGCCCCGCCCAATGCTTGTTGGCTTGGCGAACCGTGGCCCCACTGAAGGAGTGAATGTGAATGGCCACCGCCCCCGGCTTGAAACGCCAATCCGGCGAGAGGAGCGGGCCGTTCCGGTGGGTGGTGTACCAGCCGTAGTAGAGGGCAGCGTCCCGCATGGGAAACTGCTTGGGGTAGGTGGCCCGGTTGCGATCGAGAAAGACCGGCATCCCTTCGAGCCGATTTCGCTGGGCGATCTCCTCGATCCAGACATCCCCCTTCTTATGGGGCCCGCCGACATCCAACCAAGCCCGCCCCCACAGCCCCCCCTCCTCGGCCGCCAGAGCCTCATCGATCATGCGGATGACCCCCTTGGCGCTGGGTCCGTCCAAGCGCCCCACCAGCAGCATTCCGGCCACCGGGAGCTTGAGAAAGGACTCGTCTTTTTCAAAGAAGGGATTCTTCACAAAGCCCTCCGCGGGCGCGGCGAACACCCCTAGGAGAGCCAGTTCAGAATCGACGCTGGCTTCATTGAGAGGCTCCTTGGGCGGCGTTTGGCCGGCCGCCTTGGCCGCCGCGATCGTCTCGCGCAATTCCGGGGAAACCTCTCGCTTGATCCGGAGGGGCACGCCTCGCATCAGCACCAGGAGCCGGATGCGATTTCGAGTGGCTTGGATGCCTTGCTCCCCAGTGTCCGCCAGCCTCCACCAGCCCTCCCGGGTGAAGGTCTCTCGCAAGGGACTTTCAATGGTCTCGCGGAACTCCCGGCGGGAGATGGTCTCGCCCTGGGAGCAGTCGAGCGCCACCAACTGCTCGTGAGGGATCTTCCGTTTCTCCGCATAATACTCGGCCAAGACCCGGCTCTCGGCCAGATTTTGGTTGTAGACGATGACCACGCTTCTCTCGGGAATGGAGACCTGCTCCGGAGGCAAAGGGGCCGCCCCGGCCGCCCCCGCCAAGAGGAAGCCGCTTGCCAGCCAAAGCAAAGAACGAAAGAAAAAGGCGATCATGGTTGGATGCGCAGGCCATCGTAGGCGGGCTCGACTTGCTCGGGC contains:
- a CDS encoding sugar-binding domain-containing protein — its product is MRFFFFLPALACLSAGSGCRERSREVDERSLDLSGAWEVQLDPKDFGVDLEWMRKPFGEVVSLPGTLDEGGVGKRHWLKPALTPEALMAPRRERSFVGPVWYRREFEVSKRWAGRRAVLELERVLWQSRVWVDGQERAAPQDSLSVPHRFSLGELAAGTHTLALRIDNAEQFPGISEALPEFSHPREAQPAAHGYTNQSQVLWSGVLGEMALRPRAPVRVEAVSIFPEMASQELRLEMTLANDSGGPAEGRLELTLASEKEGGGRSVRRKIFAFQMAGEREEITRTWAVEATLEPWSLESPRLYSLEVGVERSPNSAWRGQFGFREFAREGSALLLNGAPVFLRGDTDSAVFPRRGRPPMEKAAWRERLQRVRDYGLNHVRFHSWCPPRAAFEAADELGLLLQIELPHQSKRFGELGSSFDWLNREARRILREYGNHPSFAIFSLGAEVEGDEESLEYFVRALQREDDRRLYLGSSGGPATAADDLVLLPGLSLRPGPAGRPVDFREDFREALLGQSLPVVGHALGGWASFPNLEEIGRYDGILRPLPLESIRADLQEKGLLSQAEAFYQASSRFASRLYKEEVERALRTPGLDGFQLFQLRDYPGRGTQTVGLWDAFGTPKPGVSPAAFRQFAGSVVPLARFEKAVWTGGETLAVDFALFNGGPSLREASVAWRLRRAAGQLLETGFAKPREVPSGGVTEMGSLELPLVGLVRADRLVLDVEVSGKWRNAWSLWVYPEERALPKTDWLLLSDWKEAGEALAEGRKVFFEPPLEEIAGPPGGFWPVQGSPVLRPEEAGFLGVWCDPEHPALRDFPTEAQADWQWQRILEQACPVILDGLEVEPLVQVIDHFARNHRLALAFEARVGEGQLLFVSARLEGGPAARQLRRSFLRYAGSEAFRPKAELTPEAFQLLRRLDL
- a CDS encoding transporter substrate-binding domain-containing protein, which gives rise to MKSALCPLVGLFCSLAAVAPGETLQVGTKEAPPFALQSPDGEWRGLAIDLWKEVSEELGYEIVFQERTLPEMLAGVESGELDVAVGALTISAQREQAMDFSHPFFSTGLGIATPAREQPGWLQVLLGFFSFDFLKAILALVAVLLAAGAAVWLFERKRNPEQFGGVPRKGLGESFWWSAVTMTTVGYGDKAPVTLGGRVVALIWMFLSIIIISGFTASIASSLTVRQFDSAIRGPQDLGRFAVATVAASTSESYLREKGVRFRAFATLEEAMEAVGEGEADCAVFDAPMLRYLVQESFAGQLKVLPQTFYRQDYGFALAAGSVRREEVNSVLLDRIAGPWWAGVQERYLGGE
- a CDS encoding SprT family zinc-dependent metalloprotease, with the protein product MRARDEARAAVCRAKLEGLQLPHLAAEITVEWNARLRSTAGRAWLRDKRIELNPGLRTLGEEEVERTLLHELAHLVATARAGRRRIAPHGPEWRQACADLGIAGEARTHRLDLPRRRQARRHRYRCLGCQAVVARARRFAQEVACRACCQRYAGGRFDRRFLLHPIEESDV
- a CDS encoding AarF/UbiB family protein; translation: MRTTRLGRMASLAGTGAKVGFNYLKHYGRKSLTGETDRRPLDEANADAVYKTFSQLKGGPLKLAQMLSIDKNLLPEAYASQFAKAQYSAPPLSYPLVVRTFQREFGKAPTELFDTFSRQAVRGASIGQVHRATKDGRSYAVKVQYPGVAESLRSDLGVVKPIALQILGLREADVREYFREVEERLLEETDYERELEQSIALSQASRGLAVRFPEYHRELSGRRVLAMDWVEGDPLDVYADSQPPEAERDRVGQALWDFYHFQIHELRQFHADPHPGNFLVQDGQLWVLDFGCTKEIPEAYYEKHFRFLDPALLDDQQLMTEALVDLGAILASDPPEERERMAALCRESVLLLGQPFREGHFDFGAPEYMEQIYAIGEANSKNRELRSLRGARGSADSVYINRAYFGLYSLLVRLRSHVTTELPDWLRPVRPAEVA
- a CDS encoding FKBP-type peptidyl-prolyl cis-trans isomerase codes for the protein MKRTFPSFLALALLGCSPLSTTAQNMIPAPDDVAAVPEDADRSESGLAWKVLQEGTGEGKPGPRDSVTVHYTGWTTDGKMFDSSVARGETISFPLNGVIAGWTEGLQLMVVGEKRRFWIPAALGYGENPGGGRPGGMLVFDVELFEIEAAPELPPTPEDVAAVPEGAESSASGLAWTVLAAGEGEARPEPTSLVKVHYSGWTTDGQLFDSSVLRGEPATFPLNRVIKGWTEGVQLMTAGEKRRFWIPAELAYGDNPRPGAPQGMLVFDVELLEIVR